TCGAGGAAGGGGTTTTTAGTTTAGTCAATAGTCAATAGTCAACAGCTATCTGATGGCAACAGATGACACAGGCACAGATGTTTTTGATTGGAAGATGATGTCTACAGCTGTACTCAAGTTTGGCACGATTAAATCTGGTTGATATAGTTTTAGTTGAGTGCGATCGCGGATACCTGATTCGACAGCAATCATTTTAATACCATGCCTTTTGGCTGCGGTAATATCCGCTTCAGTGTCTCCCACCATCCAAGTATCGGCTGCGGGTGGTAACTCTGCCAATGCTCTCTTCATTAACAAAGGCTTATCGTCAATATCGCGGGTTTTTATGTAGTCGTTGCTGAGACAATAACAACGATTTTCTGGAAAGAACTTTCCTAAATCATACCGTTCAAAAGCATAGTCTAACTCCCAAACGCGGCGCATTG
Above is a genomic segment from Nostoc sp. MS1 containing:
- a CDS encoding HAD family hydrolase — protein: MLRLITDFDGPIMDVSERYYQVYLFCLEKTKRPGQPVRQLSKAEFWQMKRSHLPERDIALRSGLDEAQAQEFSQLRRKTVHTEPYFQYDKPIPGALDVLTKVQQAGIDLVVMTMRRVWELDYAFERYDLGKFFPENRCYCLSNDYIKTRDIDDKPLLMKRALAELPPAADTWMVGDTEADITAAKRHGIKMIAVESGIRDRTQLKLYQPDLIVPNLSTAVDIIFQSKTSVPVSSVAIR